The Verrucomicrobiota bacterium genome has a window encoding:
- a CDS encoding VCBS repeat-containing protein: MTSNGSLLLSLSLLASLFSASAGELPTPRFRAVDVDTKVEIGYGLAIADVDGDKKPDILLADKTLIVWYRNPAWTKHVIAEKLTPRDHVCIAAADVDGDGKAEVAVGADWGPSDTKNSGAVFYLIPPADRTQKWEPVKLQHEPTVHRMRWVRDWMGRVTLVVVPLHGRGNDASKGEGAGVKILRYIRPENPRDTWETMTIDESLHKTHNFDPIQWDEDEAMELLIGGKEGVFLSNWSTDDNALKLTQLGSNEGGGAGEVRAGRLTKPNDFFATVEPMHGTQLVLYRRPQGGSASSLWPRRVLDATLVDGHALACGDLLGLGRDQIVVGWRAMNNRDAKVGIKLFTPLDNDGKEWKSTLVDDNTMACEDLTLADLNGDGRLDIIAAGRATKNLKVYFNETAR, translated from the coding sequence ATGACCTCAAACGGATCGCTTCTCCTTTCGTTGAGTTTGCTCGCGTCACTTTTCTCCGCTTCGGCGGGGGAATTGCCCACGCCCCGGTTTCGCGCTGTGGACGTGGATACCAAAGTCGAAATCGGCTACGGCCTGGCCATCGCGGACGTCGATGGCGACAAGAAACCGGACATTCTCCTCGCGGATAAAACTCTGATCGTCTGGTATCGAAACCCGGCGTGGACCAAGCACGTGATTGCGGAGAAACTGACCCCGCGCGATCATGTCTGCATCGCGGCGGCGGACGTGGATGGCGACGGCAAGGCCGAGGTCGCCGTGGGCGCGGACTGGGGCCCTTCCGACACGAAAAACAGCGGCGCGGTTTTTTATCTGATTCCGCCGGCTGACCGGACGCAGAAATGGGAACCGGTCAAGCTCCAGCACGAACCCACGGTGCATCGCATGCGCTGGGTCCGGGATTGGATGGGCCGCGTGACGCTCGTGGTGGTGCCCCTGCACGGGCGGGGCAACGACGCGAGCAAAGGGGAAGGCGCGGGCGTGAAAATCCTTCGCTACATTCGCCCGGAAAATCCGCGCGACACCTGGGAAACTATGACCATCGACGAGTCACTCCACAAAACCCACAACTTTGATCCGATCCAATGGGACGAAGACGAGGCGATGGAACTGTTGATCGGCGGCAAAGAAGGCGTGTTCCTCTCGAATTGGTCCACCGACGACAACGCGCTCAAGCTGACGCAACTGGGTTCCAACGAAGGGGGGGGCGCAGGCGAAGTCCGCGCGGGCCGGCTCACGAAGCCGAACGACTTTTTCGCCACCGTGGAGCCGATGCACGGAACCCAACTCGTGCTGTACCGGCGTCCGCAAGGCGGGTCAGCCAGCTCGCTGTGGCCTCGCCGCGTGCTCGACGCCACGCTGGTGGATGGCCACGCGCTGGCTTGCGGGGATTTGCTGGGACTTGGACGCGACCAGATCGTGGTCGGCTGGCGCGCCATGAACAATCGCGACGCCAAAGTCGGCATCAAGCTCTTCACTCCTCTCGACAACGACGGCAAAGAATGGAAATCCACGCTGGTCGATGACAACACCATGGCCTGCGAGGACCTCACCCTGGCCGACCTGAACGGAGACGGGCGGCTGGACATCATTGCGGCCGGGCGCGCGACGAAAAATCTGAAGGTCTATTTCAACGAGACGGCTCGTTAA
- a CDS encoding Gfo/Idh/MocA family oxidoreductase produces MTPGFYINRRQFLQTTAAATAMAALPSFGADALDIVHGKPRRVGLIGAGWYGKSDLWRLVQVAPVEIISICDPDKNMLAEAVEIASQRQKSKKKPRTYTDYREMLKEKDLDLVLVGSPDHWHALHCIAAIEAGADVYCQKPISRDVREGEAMLDAARKHKRVVQIGTQRKSTPHLIDAKKQVVEAGLLGKVGHVDMCCYFHMRANGNPPVQPVPDHLDYEMWTGPAPLRPYDGLPHLRWWRTFTEYGNGIVGDMCVHMFDTARWMLGLGWPKRITSAGGIYVQKEGKSNISDTQTATFEYDHFNCVWQHRTWGTPPDPDYPWALFIYGEKGTLKASTMRADFIPVDTNAKPIHFDCFYEREKYPEDVTEKAIELNAAPATRRHMLDFLAAVEKRSRPVADIEEGHISTASCILANMAMDLGRPVVYDPKKRVVANDREATRRLRRECRKPWKHPGASS; encoded by the coding sequence ATGACTCCAGGCTTTTACATCAACCGCCGCCAATTCCTACAGACCACCGCGGCCGCCACCGCGATGGCCGCGTTGCCGTCGTTTGGCGCGGACGCGTTGGATATCGTTCACGGAAAGCCCAGGCGCGTCGGATTGATTGGCGCGGGTTGGTACGGGAAAAGCGACTTGTGGCGGCTCGTCCAGGTCGCGCCCGTGGAGATCATTTCGATCTGCGATCCCGACAAAAACATGCTCGCCGAAGCCGTTGAGATCGCCAGCCAGCGGCAGAAATCGAAGAAGAAGCCGCGCACCTACACCGATTACCGCGAGATGCTCAAGGAAAAGGACCTCGATCTCGTGCTCGTGGGCTCACCCGACCATTGGCACGCGCTGCACTGCATCGCAGCCATCGAGGCCGGCGCGGATGTCTATTGCCAGAAGCCAATCAGCCGCGACGTGCGCGAAGGCGAGGCGATGCTGGATGCCGCGCGCAAACACAAGCGTGTCGTCCAGATCGGCACTCAGCGCAAGAGCACGCCGCATTTGATCGATGCCAAAAAGCAAGTCGTCGAAGCCGGCTTGCTCGGAAAGGTCGGTCACGTCGATATGTGCTGTTATTTCCATATGCGCGCCAACGGCAATCCGCCGGTGCAGCCGGTGCCGGATCATCTGGATTACGAAATGTGGACCGGCCCGGCGCCGCTCCGTCCTTACGACGGGCTGCCGCATCTTCGCTGGTGGCGCACTTTCACGGAATACGGCAACGGCATCGTGGGCGACATGTGCGTGCACATGTTCGACACCGCGCGCTGGATGCTCGGCCTGGGCTGGCCCAAACGCATCACTTCCGCCGGGGGCATCTACGTGCAGAAAGAAGGCAAATCGAACATCAGCGACACCCAGACCGCCACGTTCGAGTACGACCATTTCAACTGCGTCTGGCAGCACCGCACCTGGGGCACGCCGCCCGACCCGGATTATCCTTGGGCGCTGTTCATTTACGGCGAGAAAGGAACACTCAAAGCCAGCACCATGCGCGCGGATTTCATCCCGGTCGATACAAACGCCAAACCGATTCATTTCGACTGCTTTTACGAGCGCGAGAAATATCCCGAAGACGTCACGGAGAAAGCCATCGAGTTGAACGCCGCGCCCGCGACGCGCCGCCATATGCTGGATTTCCTTGCCGCCGTGGAAAAACGCAGCCGCCCCGTCGCCGACATCGAAGAAGGCCACATTTCCACCGCGAGTTGCATTCTGGCCAACATGGCGATGGATCTAGGCCGCCCGGTGGTTTACGACCCGAAAAAACGCGTCGTGGCGAACGACCGCGAGGCCACGCGGCGTCTGCGCCGCGAGTGCCGCAAGCCGTGGAAGCATCCGGGCGCGTCATCATGA
- a CDS encoding Gfo/Idh/MocA family oxidoreductase → MPKQTLTRRHFIQTTAAFTLTAPLLLPARVWAAEKSPNDRLRLGFIGLGKQNRGLLSDFIRRKETQVLAVCEVDTTRREQAKKTVEEFYARQGNQSAYKGCAAYVDFRELLARRDIDAVVIATPDHWHALITIAAAKAGKDIYCEKPLCQSIHEARAMVKAVRKHKRIFQTGSMQRSSKEFRTACELVRNGRIGKITAVQVGVGGPPQWCDLPAETEEPGLDWNLWLGPAPMRAYNSVLSPRGVHDHFPAWRNYREYGGGGVTDWGAHHFDIAQWGLGMDESGPVEIILADDPKASHGVRLKYAGGIEVLHDTGNGVRFIGTGGRILVNRGRFELTVGDTKKADSTKQLDEVIKEYLIDAKVRLYKSDDHKGDFLASIRSRKPPICDVEIGARTVTVCHLVNLAYFHRQRMKWDPAKEKFVGGAGDKKWLEVSYRDPWKLA, encoded by the coding sequence ATGCCAAAACAAACCCTCACCCGCCGACACTTTATTCAAACCACCGCCGCCTTCACGTTGACCGCGCCCTTGCTCCTCCCGGCGCGCGTGTGGGCTGCTGAGAAAAGCCCCAACGACCGCCTCAGGCTGGGGTTCATCGGTCTGGGCAAACAGAACCGCGGCTTGTTGAGTGATTTCATCCGGCGCAAGGAAACGCAGGTCCTGGCCGTTTGCGAGGTCGATACCACCCGCCGCGAGCAAGCGAAAAAGACGGTTGAGGAGTTCTACGCCAGGCAAGGAAACCAGAGCGCTTACAAAGGTTGCGCGGCTTACGTCGATTTCCGGGAATTGCTGGCGCGGCGCGACATTGACGCCGTGGTGATCGCGACGCCAGACCATTGGCACGCCCTGATTACGATTGCGGCCGCCAAAGCGGGCAAGGACATTTATTGCGAGAAACCCCTTTGCCAATCGATCCACGAGGCGCGAGCGATGGTGAAAGCCGTCCGAAAGCACAAGCGCATTTTCCAGACCGGCAGCATGCAGCGGTCGTCGAAAGAATTCCGGACCGCGTGCGAGTTGGTGCGGAATGGACGGATCGGGAAAATCACGGCCGTCCAGGTCGGCGTCGGCGGGCCGCCCCAATGGTGTGACTTGCCCGCGGAAACCGAGGAACCCGGGTTGGACTGGAATCTGTGGCTCGGCCCCGCGCCCATGCGGGCGTACAATTCCGTGCTCAGTCCGCGCGGCGTGCATGACCATTTTCCAGCGTGGCGCAATTACCGGGAATACGGCGGCGGGGGCGTGACGGACTGGGGCGCGCATCACTTCGACATCGCGCAATGGGGCCTGGGCATGGACGAGAGCGGTCCCGTGGAAATCATCCTGGCGGACGATCCGAAAGCCAGCCACGGCGTGCGACTGAAATACGCCGGCGGCATCGAAGTTCTGCACGACACGGGCAACGGCGTCCGGTTTATCGGAACCGGAGGGAGAATTCTGGTCAATCGCGGCAGGTTCGAGCTGACCGTCGGTGACACCAAAAAGGCGGACTCCACCAAACAACTCGACGAAGTGATTAAAGAATATCTGATCGACGCCAAGGTCCGGCTCTACAAAAGCGACGATCACAAGGGCGATTTCCTCGCTTCAATCCGGAGCCGCAAGCCGCCGATTTGCGACGTTGAAATCGGCGCGAGGACCGTCACCGTTTGCCATCTCGTGAATTTGGCTTACTTCCATCGGCAGCGGATGAAATGGGATCCGGCCAAGGAGAAGTTCGTCGGCGGCGCTGGAGACAAGAAATGGCTCGAGGTGTCCTACCGCGATCCGTGGAAACTGGCGTAA